A genomic stretch from Clavelina lepadiformis chromosome 5, kaClaLepa1.1, whole genome shotgun sequence includes:
- the LOC143460329 gene encoding sodium-dependent glucose transporter 1A-like isoform X2: MSEENYNIADKGASENFLREDGTPQQDQTTEDSKPDVSTTAARYFLTATLGAGFLGLGASLTILGLALPTLAANLGSSIDDLSLVLIARGGGYVTGSFIAGTLESKVNFLFLAAVSLLSMALGMILTPLILNVASFYICTAISSLGMGGFETVANVLCLYLWGKKSGPVLQFLHFWFCFGCAITPYFARPFLNEVFYYSTIPSNSSAAENITSFQNVTYIENTDLPFVSVPYFVIAGILTTVTIFLIILKLFFSWNLTGSQDKNTTEFEGTRYRYGVLFLLFWFFFVFIGMEVVFSTFLYKFGISESPGLAYSRDVSADLSVVFFFSVVIGQFLAIFWSQKFSPEKILAADLLGVGIAAILVLFYPLYFETAPILFWITVGLVGFSSTSIYACVLSWASHRITFDGRAMSVSVFGGSLGEMVLPIPVGFLIEKHVLSFLYFISGYAFVLILLFLMMVKFAQTKSEKHSLDNPAELDNLQIQGNSKMQNQKNG, encoded by the exons atgtcagaagaaaattataacattGCCGACAAAGGAGCTTCAGAAAATTTTCTGAGAGAAGATGGGACGCCACAGCAGGACCAAACAACAGAAGATTCTAAGCCTGACGTCTCTACCACTGCTGCTCGTTATTTTTTGACCGCAACTCTTGGAGCAGGGTTTCTGGGATTG gGGGCCAGCTTGACCATCTTGGGCCTTGCACTTCCTACACTGGCAGCAAATCTAGGCTCGTCCATCGATGATCTTTCCCTCGTGCTTATTGCTCGAGGTGGTGGTTATGTTACTGGTTCATTTATTGCTGGAACTCTCGAGAG taaagTTAATTTCCTTTTTCTGGCTGCCGTTTCTTTACTTTCTATGGCTCTTGGCATGATCTTGACACCCCTGATACTAAACGTAGCTTCATTTTACATTTGTACAGCTATTTCTTCACTTGGTATGGGTGGTTTTGAAACAG tggcaaatgttttgtgtttatatttATGGGGGAAGAAATCGGGACCAGTTTTACAATTCCTtcatttttggttttgttttggatGTGCGATTACTCCATATTTTGCAAGACcttttttaaatgaagtttTTTACTACAGTACCATTCCTAGTAATTCTTCAGCTGCagaaaaca tTACATCATTCCAAAACGTTACCTACATAGAGAATACTGATTTACCGTTTGTCAGTGTGCCTTACTTTGTTATTGCTGGTATTCTCACAACtgttacaatatttttgattattctgaagttgtttttttcatgGAATTTGACTGGGTCACAAGATAAAAACACAACTGAATTTGAAGGAACTAGATACAG ATATGGAGTGCTGTTTCTGTTATTTTGgttcttttttgtatttattggAATGGAAGTTGTTTTTAGTACATTCCTCTATAAGTTTGGAATAAGTGAAAGTCCAGGCCTGGCATACAGCAGAGATGTTTCCGCTGATTTAAGTGTGGTTTTTTTTTTCTCTGTTGTAATTGGTCAGTTTTTGGCCATATTTTGGTCACAAAAGTTCTCCCCAGAAA aaattTTAGCAGCAGATTTACTTGGTGTTGGAATTGCTGCCATTCTTGTACTTTTTTATCCTTTGTATTTTGAAACTGCGCCAATTTTGTTTTGGATAACTGTTGGACTTGTTGGTTTTTCTTCAACCAGCATTTATGCATGCGTGCTTTCATGGGCTAGTCATCGCATAACATTTGATGGCAG AGCGATGAGTGTGAGCGTGTTTGGTGGGTCACTTGGTGAAATGGTTTTACCAATTCCTGTTGGTTTCCTAATCGAAAAGCATGTGCTgtcatttttatatttcatcaGTGGTTATGCTTTTGTTCTGATTCTGCTGTTTTTGATGATGGTTAAATTTGCTCAAACGAAGAGTGAAAAGCATTCACT GGACAACCCAGCCGAGTTGGACAATTTACAAATTCAAGGAAATTCAAAGATGCAGAATCAAAAAAATGGTTGA
- the LOC143460329 gene encoding sodium-dependent glucose transporter 1A-like isoform X1 — translation MCIGWFHGVLIFYRCLNLCKIMSEENYNIADKGASENFLREDGTPQQDQTTEDSKPDVSTTAARYFLTATLGAGFLGLGASLTILGLALPTLAANLGSSIDDLSLVLIARGGGYVTGSFIAGTLESKVNFLFLAAVSLLSMALGMILTPLILNVASFYICTAISSLGMGGFETVANVLCLYLWGKKSGPVLQFLHFWFCFGCAITPYFARPFLNEVFYYSTIPSNSSAAENITSFQNVTYIENTDLPFVSVPYFVIAGILTTVTIFLIILKLFFSWNLTGSQDKNTTEFEGTRYRYGVLFLLFWFFFVFIGMEVVFSTFLYKFGISESPGLAYSRDVSADLSVVFFFSVVIGQFLAIFWSQKFSPEKILAADLLGVGIAAILVLFYPLYFETAPILFWITVGLVGFSSTSIYACVLSWASHRITFDGRAMSVSVFGGSLGEMVLPIPVGFLIEKHVLSFLYFISGYAFVLILLFLMMVKFAQTKSEKHSLDNPAELDNLQIQGNSKMQNQKNG, via the exons atgtgCATTGGTTGGTTTCATGgtgttttgatattttatagATGCCtaaatttgtgtaaaattatgtcagaagaaaattataacattGCCGACAAAGGAGCTTCAGAAAATTTTCTGAGAGAAGATGGGACGCCACAGCAGGACCAAACAACAGAAGATTCTAAGCCTGACGTCTCTACCACTGCTGCTCGTTATTTTTTGACCGCAACTCTTGGAGCAGGGTTTCTGGGATTG gGGGCCAGCTTGACCATCTTGGGCCTTGCACTTCCTACACTGGCAGCAAATCTAGGCTCGTCCATCGATGATCTTTCCCTCGTGCTTATTGCTCGAGGTGGTGGTTATGTTACTGGTTCATTTATTGCTGGAACTCTCGAGAG taaagTTAATTTCCTTTTTCTGGCTGCCGTTTCTTTACTTTCTATGGCTCTTGGCATGATCTTGACACCCCTGATACTAAACGTAGCTTCATTTTACATTTGTACAGCTATTTCTTCACTTGGTATGGGTGGTTTTGAAACAG tggcaaatgttttgtgtttatatttATGGGGGAAGAAATCGGGACCAGTTTTACAATTCCTtcatttttggttttgttttggatGTGCGATTACTCCATATTTTGCAAGACcttttttaaatgaagtttTTTACTACAGTACCATTCCTAGTAATTCTTCAGCTGCagaaaaca tTACATCATTCCAAAACGTTACCTACATAGAGAATACTGATTTACCGTTTGTCAGTGTGCCTTACTTTGTTATTGCTGGTATTCTCACAACtgttacaatatttttgattattctgaagttgtttttttcatgGAATTTGACTGGGTCACAAGATAAAAACACAACTGAATTTGAAGGAACTAGATACAG ATATGGAGTGCTGTTTCTGTTATTTTGgttcttttttgtatttattggAATGGAAGTTGTTTTTAGTACATTCCTCTATAAGTTTGGAATAAGTGAAAGTCCAGGCCTGGCATACAGCAGAGATGTTTCCGCTGATTTAAGTGTGGTTTTTTTTTTCTCTGTTGTAATTGGTCAGTTTTTGGCCATATTTTGGTCACAAAAGTTCTCCCCAGAAA aaattTTAGCAGCAGATTTACTTGGTGTTGGAATTGCTGCCATTCTTGTACTTTTTTATCCTTTGTATTTTGAAACTGCGCCAATTTTGTTTTGGATAACTGTTGGACTTGTTGGTTTTTCTTCAACCAGCATTTATGCATGCGTGCTTTCATGGGCTAGTCATCGCATAACATTTGATGGCAG AGCGATGAGTGTGAGCGTGTTTGGTGGGTCACTTGGTGAAATGGTTTTACCAATTCCTGTTGGTTTCCTAATCGAAAAGCATGTGCTgtcatttttatatttcatcaGTGGTTATGCTTTTGTTCTGATTCTGCTGTTTTTGATGATGGTTAAATTTGCTCAAACGAAGAGTGAAAAGCATTCACT GGACAACCCAGCCGAGTTGGACAATTTACAAATTCAAGGAAATTCAAAGATGCAGAATCAAAAAAATGGTTGA
- the LOC143460330 gene encoding sodium-dependent glucose transporter 1A-like isoform X1, which produces MKDFLKKDDFAKKEVSKNLLGEDSTAKQDATTDDSKREALSDFPRYLWSVALGAGFFGMGLTLAILGLALPTLAANLNLTIDDLSLVLIARGGGYIVGSFIAGILESKFDFHILAALSLLVMGIGVVLTPVILNVTSFYICTSLSSLGMGGYETVANVLCLYLWGKKSEPVLQFLHFWFCFGSAMTPFLSKSFLNQVVHNASHSISINSSATATMASSPNITYIENTTVPLVSVPYFIIAGFLTLVIISLILLKFFASLDSTESQDENTIEQEGTRYRYGMLILLFWLFFFMAGFQVTIFTFLYKFGITESPGLAYSRDVSADLNAMFFITVVVGQFLAIFWSQKFSPAKILTADFIGVGIGSVLLLLYPLYFEAAPILFWITIGLIGFSATSVYACIFLWANRYITINGSAAAVFIFGVAVGEMVLPIPVGFLINEHVLSFLYFTSGYSFTLILIFLLTVKFAHTKGQRLSQNNPVEEDKLKAEEYLADQKIPETVV; this is translated from the exons ATGAAGGACTTTCTAAAAAAAGAtgattttgccaaaaaagaGGTTTCAAAAAATCTTCTTGGGGAAGATTCTACAGCAAAACAGGATGCAACAACGGATGATTCTAAACGTGAAGCTTTATCCGATTTTCCTCGTTATTTGTGGAGTGTGGCCCTTGGTGCTGGTTTTTTTGGAATG gGTTTAACTTTGGCAATCTTGGGCCTTGCACTTCCTACACTGGCAGCAAACTTAAACCTGACCATCGATGATCTCTCTTTGGTGCTTATTGCCAGAGGTGGTGGTTATATTGTTGGTTCATTTATTGCCGGAATTCTTGAAAG TAAATTTGATTTCCATATCTTGGCTGCTCTTTCCCTGCTTGTGATGGGTATTGGCGTAGTTTTGACACCAGTTATACTAAATGTAACTTCATTTTACATTTGTACATCTCTTTCTTCGCTTGGCATGGGTGGTTATGAAACAG TGGCAAACGTTTTATGCCTGTATTTATGGGGAAAAAAATCGGAACCTGTTCTACAATTCCTtcatttttggttttgttttggctCGGCTATGACtccatttttgtcaaaatcatttttaaaccAAGTGGTTCATAATGCTAGTCATTCTATTAGTATTAATTCTTCAGCTACAGCAACCA TGGCATCATCCCCAAACATTACCTACATAGAGAATACTACTGTTCCTTTGGTCAGCGTGCCTTACTTTATTATTGCTGGATTTTTAACGCTTGTTATTATATCCttgattttattgaagttttttGCTTCACTTGATTCAACTGAGTCACAAGATGAAAATACAATTGAACAAGAAGGAACTCGTTATAG ataTGGAATGCTCATTCTCTTATTCTGGTTGTTTTTCTTTATGGCGGGCTTTCAAGTTACGATTTTCACATTCCTCTATAAGTTTGGAATAACTGAAAGTCCCGGCCTGGCTTACAGCAGAGATGTTTCTGCAGatttaaatgcaatgtttttcATCACCGTTGTAGTTGGTCAATTTTTGGCCATATTTTGGTCACAAAAGTTTTCCCCAGCAA aaattttaACGGCAGATTTCATTGGAGTTGGAATTGGCTCCGTTCTACTTTTGCTTTACCCACTCTATTTCGAAGCTGCGCCGATTTTATTTTGGATAACTATTGGACTTATTGGTTTTTCTGCAACAAGCGTTTATGCATGCATATTTTTATGGGCGAATCGTTACATAACTATAAACGGCAG tgCTGCAGCCGTGTTCATATTTGGTGTTGCAGTTGGTGAAATGGTCTTACCAATTCCTGTTGGTTTCCTAATCAATGAGCATGTGTTgtcatttttatatttcaccAGTGGCTACTCGTTCACTTTGATTCTTATCTTTCTGCTAACAGTGAAATTTGCTCACACAAAGGGTCAAAGGCTTTCACA AAACAATCCGGTTGAAGAGGACAAGTTGAAAGCTGAGGAGTATTTGGCGGATCAGAAAATCCCAGAAACAGTAgtctaa
- the LOC143460330 gene encoding sodium-dependent glucose transporter 1C-like isoform X2 — protein MQQRMILNVKLYPIFLVICGVWPLVLVFLECKFDFHILAALSLLVMGIGVVLTPVILNVTSFYICTSLSSLGMGGYETVANVLCLYLWGKKSEPVLQFLHFWFCFGSAMTPFLSKSFLNQVVHNASHSISINSSATATMASSPNITYIENTTVPLVSVPYFIIAGFLTLVIISLILLKFFASLDSTESQDENTIEQEGTRYRYGMLILLFWLFFFMAGFQVTIFTFLYKFGITESPGLAYSRDVSADLNAMFFITVVVGQFLAIFWSQKFSPAKILTADFIGVGIGSVLLLLYPLYFEAAPILFWITIGLIGFSATSVYACIFLWANRYITINGSAAAVFIFGVAVGEMVLPIPVGFLINEHVLSFLYFTSGYSFTLILIFLLTVKFAHTKGQRLSQNNPVEEDKLKAEEYLADQKIPETVV, from the exons ATGCAACAACGGATGATTCTAAACGTGAAGCTTTATCCGATTTTCCTCGTTATTTGTGGAGTGTGGCCCTTGGTGCTGGTTTTTTTGGAATG TAAATTTGATTTCCATATCTTGGCTGCTCTTTCCCTGCTTGTGATGGGTATTGGCGTAGTTTTGACACCAGTTATACTAAATGTAACTTCATTTTACATTTGTACATCTCTTTCTTCGCTTGGCATGGGTGGTTATGAAACAG TGGCAAACGTTTTATGCCTGTATTTATGGGGAAAAAAATCGGAACCTGTTCTACAATTCCTtcatttttggttttgttttggctCGGCTATGACtccatttttgtcaaaatcatttttaaaccAAGTGGTTCATAATGCTAGTCATTCTATTAGTATTAATTCTTCAGCTACAGCAACCA TGGCATCATCCCCAAACATTACCTACATAGAGAATACTACTGTTCCTTTGGTCAGCGTGCCTTACTTTATTATTGCTGGATTTTTAACGCTTGTTATTATATCCttgattttattgaagttttttGCTTCACTTGATTCAACTGAGTCACAAGATGAAAATACAATTGAACAAGAAGGAACTCGTTATAG ataTGGAATGCTCATTCTCTTATTCTGGTTGTTTTTCTTTATGGCGGGCTTTCAAGTTACGATTTTCACATTCCTCTATAAGTTTGGAATAACTGAAAGTCCCGGCCTGGCTTACAGCAGAGATGTTTCTGCAGatttaaatgcaatgtttttcATCACCGTTGTAGTTGGTCAATTTTTGGCCATATTTTGGTCACAAAAGTTTTCCCCAGCAA aaattttaACGGCAGATTTCATTGGAGTTGGAATTGGCTCCGTTCTACTTTTGCTTTACCCACTCTATTTCGAAGCTGCGCCGATTTTATTTTGGATAACTATTGGACTTATTGGTTTTTCTGCAACAAGCGTTTATGCATGCATATTTTTATGGGCGAATCGTTACATAACTATAAACGGCAG tgCTGCAGCCGTGTTCATATTTGGTGTTGCAGTTGGTGAAATGGTCTTACCAATTCCTGTTGGTTTCCTAATCAATGAGCATGTGTTgtcatttttatatttcaccAGTGGCTACTCGTTCACTTTGATTCTTATCTTTCTGCTAACAGTGAAATTTGCTCACACAAAGGGTCAAAGGCTTTCACA AAACAATCCGGTTGAAGAGGACAAGTTGAAAGCTGAGGAGTATTTGGCGGATCAGAAAATCCCAGAAACAGTAgtctaa
- the LOC143460336 gene encoding sodium-dependent glucose transporter 1-like isoform X1 — translation MRDMPKENNIAEVQVSENLLGGDGIVKHNDSTKDSISKVSSNVPRYLMTAALSAGFFGVGSCMSILGLALPTLASNLNKTIDDVSLVLVARGGGYVSGSFIAGILESKVNFHLLATIFVLVMSIGVVLTPLILNVASFYIFIGLSAFGMGGYETVANVLCLYLWGKKSEPVLQFLHFWFCFGSALTPFLSKPFLNKVFHYTNHSVNGSATTSMASFQNITYIENTTVPLVSVPYFVIAGFLTLVISSLLILKFFASLDSTESQDENTIEQEGTRYRYVMLILMFLLFFLLVGSEVVMFTFLYKFGISETPGLAYSRDVSADLSAVFLFSVVIGQFFAIFWSRKFSLGSSLSVLPATLLNQTQLSRQLY, via the exons ATGCGAGACATGCCGAAAGAAAATAATATTGCTGAGGTGCAAGTTTCTGAAAATCTTCTTGGAGGAGATGGAATAGTGAAACACAATGATAGCACAAAAGATTCCATATCTAAAGTTTCATCAAATGTTCCTCGTTATTTGATGACTGCAGCCCTTTCAGCAGGATTTTTTGGGGTG GGTTCCTGTATGTCCATCTTGGGACTTGCACTTCCTACCCTAGCGTCAAACTTGAATAAGACTATTGATGATGTTTCGTTGGTGCTTGTTGCCAGAGGTGGTGGTTATGTTAGTGGTTCATTTATTGCTGGAATTCTTGaaag taAAGTTAATTTCCATTTGTTGGCTACTATTTTTGTGCTTGTGATGAGTATTGGTGTAGTTTTAACACCACTAATACTCAATGTGGCctcattttacatttttattggtCTTTCTGCATTCGGTATGGGTGGTTATGAAACCG ttgcaaatgttttatgcCTGTACTTGTGGGGAAAAAAGTCAGAACCAGTTCTacaatttcttcatttttggtTTTGCTTTGGCTCGGCTCTGACtccatttttatcaaaaccttttttgaaTAAGGTGTTTCACTACACTAATCATTCTGTTAATGGTTCAGCTACAACAAGTA TGGCATCATTCCAAAACATTACCTACATAGAGAATACTACTGTTCCTTTAGTCAGCGTGCCTTACTTTGTTATTGCTGGATTTCTAACGCTTGTTATTTCATCTCTGCTGATATTGAAGTTTTTTGCTTCACTTGATTCAACTGAGTCACAAGATGAAAATACAATTGAACAAGAAGGAACTCGTTACAG atATGTAATGCTCATACTGATGTTCTTGTTATTTTTCCTGTTGGTGGGCTCTGAAGTTGTGATGTTCACATTCCTCTATAAATTTGGAATAAGTGAAACTCCCGGCCTGGCATACAGCAGAGATGTTTCTGCAGATTTAAGTGCAGTTTTCCTTTTCAGCGTTGTAATTGGTCAATTTTTTGCCATATTTTGGTCACGAAAGTTCTCCCTTGGAAGTAGCCTAAGTGTTTTACCTGCTACTCTACTAAATCAAACACAGTTATCAAGGCAACTTTATTG A
- the LOC143460336 gene encoding sodium-dependent glucose transporter 1-like isoform X2 produces the protein MSILGLALPTLASNLNKTIDDVSLVLVARGGGYVSGSFIAGILESKVNFHLLATIFVLVMSIGVVLTPLILNVASFYIFIGLSAFGMGGYETVANVLCLYLWGKKSEPVLQFLHFWFCFGSALTPFLSKPFLNKVFHYTNHSVNGSATTSMASFQNITYIENTTVPLVSVPYFVIAGFLTLVISSLLILKFFASLDSTESQDENTIEQEGTRYRYVMLILMFLLFFLLVGSEVVMFTFLYKFGISETPGLAYSRDVSADLSAVFLFSVVIGQFFAIFWSRKFSLGSSLSVLPATLLNQTQLSRQLY, from the exons ATGTCCATCTTGGGACTTGCACTTCCTACCCTAGCGTCAAACTTGAATAAGACTATTGATGATGTTTCGTTGGTGCTTGTTGCCAGAGGTGGTGGTTATGTTAGTGGTTCATTTATTGCTGGAATTCTTGaaag taAAGTTAATTTCCATTTGTTGGCTACTATTTTTGTGCTTGTGATGAGTATTGGTGTAGTTTTAACACCACTAATACTCAATGTGGCctcattttacatttttattggtCTTTCTGCATTCGGTATGGGTGGTTATGAAACCG ttgcaaatgttttatgcCTGTACTTGTGGGGAAAAAAGTCAGAACCAGTTCTacaatttcttcatttttggtTTTGCTTTGGCTCGGCTCTGACtccatttttatcaaaaccttttttgaaTAAGGTGTTTCACTACACTAATCATTCTGTTAATGGTTCAGCTACAACAAGTA TGGCATCATTCCAAAACATTACCTACATAGAGAATACTACTGTTCCTTTAGTCAGCGTGCCTTACTTTGTTATTGCTGGATTTCTAACGCTTGTTATTTCATCTCTGCTGATATTGAAGTTTTTTGCTTCACTTGATTCAACTGAGTCACAAGATGAAAATACAATTGAACAAGAAGGAACTCGTTACAG atATGTAATGCTCATACTGATGTTCTTGTTATTTTTCCTGTTGGTGGGCTCTGAAGTTGTGATGTTCACATTCCTCTATAAATTTGGAATAAGTGAAACTCCCGGCCTGGCATACAGCAGAGATGTTTCTGCAGATTTAAGTGCAGTTTTCCTTTTCAGCGTTGTAATTGGTCAATTTTTTGCCATATTTTGGTCACGAAAGTTCTCCCTTGGAAGTAGCCTAAGTGTTTTACCTGCTACTCTACTAAATCAAACACAGTTATCAAGGCAACTTTATTG A
- the LOC143460331 gene encoding sodium-dependent glucose transporter 1A-like yields the protein MQDSPKKHSVSDDEVSEKFIEEEISKHDQTKDNSKLGDSSDFHRYMLSAALAAGFLGLGASIMILGLALPTLAENLHKTINDLSLVLIVRGGGYVSGSFIAGALESKVDFYYLTTISLLLMAIGMILTPMILNVASFYICTAVSSIGMGGVETVANVLCLYLWGKKSEPVLQFLHFWFCFGHAITPFLAKPFLNEVFHNSSLPNNSSSAVTITSFQNITFIEDTTLPLVSVPYFVIAGFLMTVIIFLLPLKLFFLLNLTNTKHEHTIEQEETSYRYTMLFLIFLIYFFLMGGQVVLATFLYKFAISEKPGPAYTRDVASDLNAVLFFSVLIGQFFAIFWSQKFSPEKILAADFLGVGVSAITMLFYPLYSEAVPTLIWIAVAVLGFSQTSIYASMFLWANRYITINGSAAAVFIFGGSLGEMVLTIPVGLLIEDHVLSLLYFHCGYVFALILMYVVTLKFAQTKGERSLKNNPTELDKLQTQSNPKLDPLEQAKV from the exons ATGCAAGATTCGCCAAAAAAGCACAGTGTTTCCGACGACGAGGTTTCAGAGAAGTTTATTGAGGAAGAAATATCGAAACATGATCAAACAAAAGATAATTCCAAACTTGGAGATTCATCTGATTTTCATCGCTATATGTTGAGCGCAGCACTTGCTGCAGGTTTTCTGGGTTTG GGTGCCAGTATAATGATATTGGGACTTGCACTTCCTACACTGGCGgaaaacttgcacaaaactATCAATGATCTCTCACTGGTGCTTATTGTCAGAGGTGGTGGTTATGTTAGCGGTTCATTTATTGCTGGAGCTCTTGAAAG tAAAGTTGACTTCTATTATTTGACAACAATCTCTTTGCTTTTGATGGCCATTGGTATGATTTTAACACCGATGATACTAAATGTGGCATCATTTTACATTTGCACAGCCGTCTCTTCAATTGGCATGGGTGGTGTTGAAACAG TGgcaaatgttttgtgtttatatttATGGGGGAAGAAATCGGAACCAGTTTTACAATTCCTTcacttttggttttgttttggtcatgCAATTACTCCGTTTTTGGCAAAACCATTTTTAAATGAAGTGTTTCACAACAGTAGTCTTCCTAACAATTCTTCATCTGCTGTAACCA TTACATCATTCCAAAATATTACTTTCATAGAAGATACCACACTCCCACTAGTCAGTGTGCCTTATTTTGTTATTGCTGGCTTCCTGATGACCgttataatatttttgctgCCATTGAAGCTGTTTTTTTTACTGAATTTGACCAACACCAAACATGAACATACAATTGAACAGGAAGAAACTTCTTACCG ATACACGATGCTGTTTCTCatttttttgatatatttcttccTCATGGGTGGGCAAGTTGTGCTTGCCACTTTCCTTTATAAATTTGCAATAAGTGAAAAACCGGGTCCAGCATACACCAGAGATGTAGCTTCTGATTTAAATGCAGTTTTGTTCTTCTCGGTTCTTATTGGTCAATTTTTTGCCATATTTTGGTCGCAAAAATTTTCCCCAGAAA aaattttagcaGCAGATTTTCTTGGAGTTGGAGTCAGCGCCATCACTATGCTATTCTATCCATTATATTCTGAAGCTGTTCCAACCTTGATCTGGATAGCTGTCGCAGTTTTAGGCTTTTCTCAAACCAGCATTTACGCAAGCATGTTCTTATGGGCAAATCGCTACATAACCATAAATGGCAG tGCTGCTGCTGTATTCATTTTTGGTGGCTCGCTTGGCGAAATGGTGCTAACAATACCTGTAGGCCTTCTAATCGAGGATCATGTGTTGTCTTTGTTATATTTCCATTGTGGTTATGTATTTGCTTTAATACTGATGTATGTTGTGACACTAAAGTTCGCTCAGACAAAAGGTGAAAGGTCTTTAAA aAACAACCCAACTGAACTGGACAAACTACAGACTCAAAGCAACCCAAAGCTGGATCCTCTGGAACAAGCAAAAGTGTGA